In Rhodoferax sediminis, the sequence TACAGTTCAATGCATTCCAGGAGAACGCATCATGCTGACACTTCGCAAATCACAGGACCGGGGCTATGCCGACCACGGCTGGCTCAAGTCGTTTCACAGCTTCTCGTTTGCCGGCTATTACGACGCCCAGCACATGGGCTGGGGCAACCTGCGCGTGATCAACGAGGACCGCGTCGCCCCGGGCATGGGTTTCGGCACGCACGGGCACCGCGACATGGAAATCATCAGCTATGTGCTGTCGGGCAACCTCGCGCACAAGGACACCATGGGCAACGTGAAGGGCATTCCGCCGGGCGACGTGCAGCGCATGAGTGCCGGCACCGGTGTGCAGCACAGCGAGTTCAACCACGCGAAGGATCAGACCACGCATTTCCTGCAGATCTGGATCGAGCCCAACGCGCTCGGCATTGCGCCCAGCTACGAGCAAAAGACCTTTCCCGAGCTTGAGAAGCGCGGCACGCTGCGCCTGGTGGCTTCGCCCGACGGTGCGCAGGGCTCGGTCACGGTCCACGCGGATGCCTCGGTTTACGCGGGGCTGTTTGACGGACTTGAGGGCGCCACGCTGACTCTGAATCCTGCACGCAAGGGCTATGTGCACCTGGTGCGCGGCGAGTTGCAGGTCAACGGCAACAAGCTCGTGGCAGGAGACGCCGCGCTGATCGAGGGCGAAAGCGCCCTGAGCCTGTCCCACGGCAAGGACGCCGAGGTGCTGGTGTTCGACCTGAGTGCGTGAGCGTGCCTGCTGACTCCTCATACCCTCATACTTGCCGTTTATCCATTTCACCTTTTCACCTTTTCACCTTACAGAAATCAACATGCCAAACGCACTTCAAAACCCATTGACCCTTCTCGGCCGCCTGCTGATCGCCATCCTGTTCGTACCATCCGGCTTCGGCAAGATTGCCGGCTTTGCCGGCACCGTGGGCTACATCACGTCGCACGGCCTGCCGCTGCCGCAGCTCGGCGCCGTGGTCGCCATCGTCGTCGAACTCGGCCTGGGGCTGATGCTGCTGACCGGCTTCAAGACACGCTGGACCGCGCTGATCATGGCCATCTACACCGTGGCGGCCGGCATCTTCTTCCACAGCTACTGGGATGCGCCGGCCGCGCAGCTCATGATGCAGCAGATCAACTTCTACAAGAACCTTGCCATTGCCGGCGGCCTGCTGTCCTTTGCCGTGTGGGGTGCGGGTGGCTGGAGCGTGGACGCCAGGCTGAAGTCCTGACTCGCGCAGCGCAGGCAATGGCAACCGTCGCCGTGGTCTATCACTCCGGGTACGGCCATACCCAGCGCATGGCGCAGGCCGTTGCCGAAGGCGCGGGCGCCTCGGGCGCGGTGAGCCTGGTGGCTATCGATGCCGACGGCAACGTACCGGCCGATGGCTGGGACACCCTGGCCGCGGCCGACGCCATCATCTTCGGCTCTCCCACCTACATGGGCAATGTGAGCTGGCAGTTCAAGAAGTTTGCCGACGCCTCCAGCCGGGTCTGGTATGCGCAGGGCTGGCGTGACAAGATCGCGGGCGGCTTTACCAACAGCGCCGGCATGAACGGCGACAAGGGCGCGACGCTGACCACTCTTTTTAATTTGGGCATGCAGCACGCCATGATCTGGGTCAGCCAGGGCCTGATGCCCAGCAACACCAAGGCCGCCACGCGCAACGACGTCAACTACCTGGTGTCGTACGGCGGTGCGATCGCGTCGTCGCCGGCCGATGCGAGCCCGATGGAGATGGCGCCCGGCGACCTGGAGACTGCTCGGCTGTTCGGGCAACGCGTGGCTGGCATTGCAGCAAAGGTGCACGGCTGATAGATTGCTCCTTTTACGAGGAGTCTTTCATGGCCATTGAACTCAGGCGCCAAAGCACGCCAGCCGGACCCGCGCCGATGGCGCAAACGCTGCGCATCCGCAGCCACGAGCTGCTGGCCGATGGCAGCGTGGCCGAGGGCGGCACCGATGCCGGCCCCAGCCCGCACGATTTGTACGATGCGGCACTTGGCGCCTGCAAGGCCCTGACGGTGCTCTGGTACGCGCGCAAGAAGGGCATTGCGGTGGCCGACATCCACACGGTGATCGAGCGCGATGATTCGCTCGAGCGCGCCGGCACGTACCGGCTCGCGGCCACGCTGCAGATCAGCGGCGACCTGACCGACGCGCAGTTGCAGGAACTCGGCACCGTGGCCGGCAAGTGTCCGGTGCACAAGCTCATGACGCAGGTCACGACCGAGATCAGCACGCACGTGGAGCGCTTGCCATGAGCGCGCTGCTGCAACTCACGGGGCATGACCATGACCTCGGCGGCGGTTTCCTGGTGCGCCGCCTGCTGCCGGCCGCGCAGCGCCAGTCCATCGGCCCGTTCCTGTTTTTCGATCACTTCGGCCCGGTGCTGGAGCAGCCCGGTGTGAACCATGATGTACGCCCGCACCCGCACATCGGGCTGTCCACCGTGACCTACCTGTTCGAGGGCGCCATGGTGCACCGCGACAGCCTGGGCTACGAGCAAAAAATTGAACCCGGCGCCATCAACTGGATGACGTCGGGCCGCGGCATCGTGCACTCCGAGCGGCGCCCGCAGGAACTGCGCGATCAGGCCTATGTGAACCACGGCATCCAGCTGTGGGCCGCGCTGCCGCGCGAGCACGAAGAGGTTGCGCCCAGCTTCGCGCACACGCCGGCCGCCGCCATGCCGACGCTCAAGGCGGGGAATGCCGATGTGCGCGTGCTGGTCGGCGAAGCCTTTGGCGCGACCTCGCCCGTGGTGACCTGCTCCAAAACCATTTACCTCGACGTCTCGCTGCCGGCAAGCGGCCGCCTCACGCTGCCGCCGCTGGCGCCCGAGCTGGCGGTCTATGCGGTCGATGCCGACGTGCGGATCGACGGCACGCCGGTCGCCGCGCACACGCTGGCCGTGCTGCCACCGGGGGCGAGCGTGGAGCTTCACGCACCAAAGGCCGCGCGATTGATGGTGCTGGGCGGCGATGCGCTGCCTGAACGGCGCTTCATCTGGTGGAACTTTGTCTCCAGCCGCAAGGAGCGCATCGCGCAGGCCGCGCAGGACTGGGAGGCGCAGTCCATCGGCCAGGTGCCGGGCGAGACCGAGTTCATTCCGCTGCCGGAAAAGCGCTTTATCGTGTGATCCCGTCAGCCAGCCCGATTCACGATGAATTCGGGCTATAGCCCATACCACATCTGCGCATGGCGCTCCTTGTTTTGTAGTAAATCAGCGGCTGATCCCAAAATGGATGCGTCCAGCCCACGCTGCGAAATGGCGGCTTCCTACAATGCAGTCTATGTTTGTTCACCTACGCCTGCACACCGAATTTTCCGTCGTCGACGGTACCAACCGCATCGATGAAATTGTCCAGGCTGCTGCCCACGATGGCCAGCCCGCGCTGGCCATCACCGACCTCAGCAACCTGTTCGGCGCCATCAAGTTCTACAAGGCCGCGCGCGGCGCCGGCGTCAAGCCGCTGATCGGCACAGAAATATTTCTCGAAGGGTTGGGTGCGGACGCGGGTGCCCTGTCGCGCCTGGTGCTGCTGGTGCAAAACCGCCAGGGTTACCTGAACCTGTCCGAGTTGCTGGCGCGCGCCTGGACGCAAAACGTGGTCAAGGCCCAGGCGGTCGTCAAGCTGGCGTGGCTGA encodes:
- a CDS encoding pirin family protein, which codes for MLTLRKSQDRGYADHGWLKSFHSFSFAGYYDAQHMGWGNLRVINEDRVAPGMGFGTHGHRDMEIISYVLSGNLAHKDTMGNVKGIPPGDVQRMSAGTGVQHSEFNHAKDQTTHFLQIWIEPNALGIAPSYEQKTFPELEKRGTLRLVASPDGAQGSVTVHADASVYAGLFDGLEGATLTLNPARKGYVHLVRGELQVNGNKLVAGDAALIEGESALSLSHGKDAEVLVFDLSA
- a CDS encoding DoxX family protein, with the translated sequence MPNALQNPLTLLGRLLIAILFVPSGFGKIAGFAGTVGYITSHGLPLPQLGAVVAIVVELGLGLMLLTGFKTRWTALIMAIYTVAAGIFFHSYWDAPAAQLMMQQINFYKNLAIAGGLLSFAVWGAGGWSVDARLKS
- a CDS encoding flavodoxin family protein: MATVAVVYHSGYGHTQRMAQAVAEGAGASGAVSLVAIDADGNVPADGWDTLAAADAIIFGSPTYMGNVSWQFKKFADASSRVWYAQGWRDKIAGGFTNSAGMNGDKGATLTTLFNLGMQHAMIWVSQGLMPSNTKAATRNDVNYLVSYGGAIASSPADASPMEMAPGDLETARLFGQRVAGIAAKVHG
- a CDS encoding OsmC family protein, encoding MAIELRRQSTPAGPAPMAQTLRIRSHELLADGSVAEGGTDAGPSPHDLYDAALGACKALTVLWYARKKGIAVADIHTVIERDDSLERAGTYRLAATLQISGDLTDAQLQELGTVAGKCPVHKLMTQVTTEISTHVERLP
- a CDS encoding pirin family protein is translated as MSALLQLTGHDHDLGGGFLVRRLLPAAQRQSIGPFLFFDHFGPVLEQPGVNHDVRPHPHIGLSTVTYLFEGAMVHRDSLGYEQKIEPGAINWMTSGRGIVHSERRPQELRDQAYVNHGIQLWAALPREHEEVAPSFAHTPAAAMPTLKAGNADVRVLVGEAFGATSPVVTCSKTIYLDVSLPASGRLTLPPLAPELAVYAVDADVRIDGTPVAAHTLAVLPPGASVELHAPKAARLMVLGGDALPERRFIWWNFVSSRKERIAQAAQDWEAQSIGQVPGETEFIPLPEKRFIV